The following DNA comes from Clupea harengus chromosome 9, Ch_v2.0.2, whole genome shotgun sequence.
TGCAGACTCTCTGAGTGGTGTGATGCAGAGACGCTGTTTGCAGTGACACAGCACAATGCTCCTCTTGGCTCCGTGCTTCGGTTCGATTTGGACAGGTCCACCTCACACACTGTCGACGCACACAGCTTTTCGCTGTTTGTGAAGGTAAACTTGCCCCCACTCTCCATTATTTCCCTCTTGAAGGATTAGCATCTTTTCAAAATTCCCAAGATTTTGAGGAGTGAGTATTTTTCATGAGTCGTTCCACAATTACACTGTACAGATTACATTAGATTGGATTACAATAACTGCCATTTATTCTGGTCTCTTGAGttcattattacatcatcaaatATGACCAACATTCTAATCACATATTTGTGATTGTATTCTACAAAGGGTTAAGTTCGAAACTTACTtgtgttttggaaagggtatgaAAGAATATTCTTGTTTGTCAACGTCTTCTACAAGAATTGTTGCATATTTTCATGCCTTGAAAACTCTGCAGAGTTCATGCAGAGCTTAACTGCCGAGGGGTGTTACCCCGAAACTACCGTAggtaaatgatagagagactatcgCTTagaacactctttctctccacgGTTACCATGGTAGTTGCTGAATGATGCTTCTGGGAAACAGTACAGATCTGCTTAAAAGATAACTGCGACATACCATTGAACTCAACAAAGAGGAAATACTGGTGGTCTGCAAGATAGAGGACTGCCAAAGGCTGCAGAATATGTATACTGTGCAGAGCCTCCTCAATACAGACATTTCCCCTCATTCAAAGTCCGCCAGTAAAAGGCTCCTTCTGGCATCTGCGAGGAGATGCTCTTGTGAGAGGTTGCTCAGAGTATTGCGCCATCTGCAGGCTGCAGGGCACAGATGGCTCAGACAAGAGGCGACAGAGTCTTACAAACAAGGAAACTGTCATGCCTCAACCAGCCAGGAGATGCCGCCAGAACCCTCAAGCCCCTGGGATTCGGCCCTGGCAAACCCAGTAAAGCAGGAAACGGCACATGTCCCAAGCCCATGCCAAGCAGACTGAAGAAACCCCATGCCAGGTGATCAGGGGAATCACCTGTTGCCCATTTCGTGTGGCCATCTTAAGCCCCTTGTTTCAATGCTTCTGTGCTCAGTCATTATTCTACCCGATGGACTGTGACTCTGCGTCTTTGTTGCCTTGCCTCTATGCCACCCTGCTCTTGTTGAGAACTTGCTTCTGTGGAAATCTACCTTTATTTACTGTCGCACATGGTCTGTATGGTCTCTCCTTTGTTTCGTGTTTTTTGGATGTTTATGGACTTTTGAGTTACTTACCTGAAGATACGGTCCTGAGTTACTTACCCGAAGACAAGCTTTGTGTTTACCTTGTGCCGCTGGATCCCTGTGTCGCTGGGTCCCTGTGTTTTGTAAAAATAAATTCCTCTGTTGAAACTTTATCAACACTTGAGCTGGATGGCAGGAGAACTGATTTGCCCCTAACAAAAGGAAAAGGTGTTCTTTGCTTCTCCCTGAACAGTGTACCACCCTTTCCAGATGTTTCTCTTAGTCAATTCTCCAGTCGCTTGAAGGAAATGGTTTAAGCCAAAGACAGTAAAATGTAATGATGCCAGTGAACGTGCTTGTACACATGGCGGCCTCATCAGACACGTTACTGCCTTGCATAATCAGTGGTGCTTCTGCCTTTCACTTCAGAAAAAAGACAGGAACCATTGTTCCACTCATCAGCGTTCCTCTCTCATGTTCTGGCTCCACCATTAGTAATGTCCTCCATCTCAGCTGTCTCCTTGCCTCTCTTCATAGTCTGGTTCACATTTAGAAAGTGTTGTTGTTGCTTCAACATCAAGAGTGTGAATAGATGAATGTCTCTGGAATCAAACAGTTATGATCTTGTTTACCTACAAATGCAACTttaattgatgtgtgtgttgtcagttgGACGgaatgtgattttgtgtgtgtgtgtgtgtgtgtgtaggagcctCCCGTGCCACCTCATCTGAGCTCCTGTGCAGTGGTTGGGAATGGGGGCATCCTGAAGAACAGTGGCTGTGGCCAAGAGATCGACCAAGCCCAGCTCATCATCAGGTActacaagcccacacacacactctctctctcgtgcacacacacacacacacaccaactccacCACCAGAGAGGTCTGAATGACCAAACAtgatagattgtgtgtgtgtatatatacagtatatatagccTAAATATAGGGGAGCCTTGCTATCATGGGCAAGcagtttggtttgaaaagtgctgcTTGGGACATAAATGGAATTAGATGCAAATTCCAAATGCTGCTGGGATTGTGTAGGGCTAGACTAAAATGTTAAAACATGCTAAGAACAAGTGAGATGTATCTCTGTCAATTAGCGGCTAGCGGATACAGAACTCTGCAGTGAGAACCTTCCCCGACACCTTGCTAGCGACACATAACAAACCAAAGGGGATTAGGTGTAATTGTTAGCACTGCCATCTCCGGTGTCTGAGGGTGCAGGTTAGAGACCAGTGCAGGACTCTGCCTGCCTATTGCTCTCAGTTCAGTTTTTGCTGAGATTATAGTCTGGACACCCTCTTTGCAACATGGATCGCTAACCACTCTGATAGTCTGGACACCCTCTTTGCAACATGAATTGCCAGCTAGTCTGACTGCTAGCAGTATAAGTACTGCTATAAGTAGTAGTTGCAACACTAGCAAACATCGATTAATTGAAGCTAGAGCAAGGagaatgtgtacatttattcatCAAGGCCAAACACATTCTTTCCTTACTGCCAACAGGGTTTGGGAAAAGGCTTAAAAAACTTGCACCGTTAGAGGCGAAGTAGGAAGTATAGTAATCTCATAGTGGTCATTGCCGATTGGTGAAAGTCTGGTCCAATGGTTTCAAAATTAACCTGAAGTCTACGTCTATTAAGATGCAACAAATGGAGACAATCCCCTATGGAGCGTGGCCAGACCCTATCAATCCCCTATGGAGCGTGGCCAGACCCTATCAATCCCCTATGGTGCGTGGCCAGACCCTATCAATCCCCTATGGAGCGTGGCCAGACCCTATCAATCCCCTATGGAGCGTGGCCAGACCCTATCAATCCCCTATGGAGCGTGGCCAGACCCTATCTATTCACAAAGACCAGGCTACACACCCAATGCCTGTTCTTtcccctgtgtgtttatgtgcatgtgtgtgtgtgtctatgtgtttgtggataGGTGCAATCTTCCTCCCTTGACTACAGATTCTGGCAAAAGGACACACATTGTGATAGTGAACCCAAGCATCATAGAAAAAAGGTAGACAgacttgcactcacacacacacacacacacacacacacactcacgctctctttctctctattgcACAGCATAAACAAGAGTGCACTGGCACACTACATATTAACATGATTTGTTTCATCAGTACTTCAATGTGAACGTGCTCCCTGCCCATTCAACACCTTTAAGCAACACTctgtatatacaaacacacattatgcacacactaacttcatccgtgtgtgtttgtttgtttgaggtttAAGGATCGGAAGGGTGCCAAGCTATTGGAGAGCTTGAGTGTGTATAACAGAAGCTTCATCTACATGCCGGCCTTCTCTTCAAGAACCGGCATAAAGCCATCCTTTTGGGCTGCTCAAACAGTTGCTGATGCTTCAGCCAATCAGACAGTCCTGTTCGCCCACCCGGAGTTCCTGCGGCGTGTCAGTGCCTTCTGGGCGGCCCGGGGAGTCCGTGTTGGGCGTCTCTCCAGCGGCCTCTTCATGCTGACactcgccctctccctctgcgACCAGGTGGACGTCTACGGCTTCTGGCCCTTTCCACACGGACCAGACAACAAGACACTCTCTCAGCATTACTATGACAACGTACCTCCCAACAGCTACCACACGATGACGCAGGAGTTTAAGCTGTTGACGCAGCTGCGCGACAGTGGAGTCATACGACTGCAGCTGGGAAACTGTGTAGGTGCTGAACATGAACCGAGGCATTGATTACTACTGCAGCAGTCACAGCAATGATGCGTTCGTCTCATTCTTAGTTCGTACACTTGCAGCAAAATAATGCAGGATTTTACTGTTTCTTGTTTTAGTAGTAGCTTGTATACTGATGTCCTGATTAGGGAAGGGAATCaagaaccggttcccagtggactGATTCCTTTGAATCGTTAGCCATCGTTAGTCCTTTACGATTCCGCTATCGGTGTCAGAGCCGTTTGCACATGCACGATGACTTCACGCGCattcagctttgttttgtttagactgcagccaacatggcgtcttgGCAGAGgcgtgtggttatatttcacgcgaaaagatgaccacagggccacttgcaatgctttCAAAACGCCTATTTTGTCAAAGGGGTGGAATACTATTATGCAGAAACATTTTTCCATacagcatgcaataactttgcaggaatgccGCGTTTTTAAGAGCTACAGAGTgacgataacgttaatgaatctcaaccaagcaacagcagcgcggctcacgttagcgcttcatctgttaatatcaaAGATAaactattgtgttagtgccatttgtttcattgtgtaaaccagctttcattATTTgattatgtcagttttatttttagtccaAGGTGAatacgcttttttttttttttaaacagcgctgtaattggcatgttcaaatattatttagcacagcggttctcaaattcttgtatatcaaggacccctaaactgccacaaattagaccagggagggatccctatttgataagattcttttccaggctcccccatctgattaGATTTTTGAGttcagatgttttattacaaaaattgtatgaaatcCATTACCAAATCCGTCATatattctgttacttatggttggaattatggtcaaaacaaataattgttttctttgttgGTACCCCCTGgcggcaccccatcaaggaaaaggatccctaggctatgggttaggtttgtttttggttatttaaaacatgtaaatgtatacatacgtactgtatatgttgtgcatcatctattcagagaatattatataaaagaaaatgaatgtcaatAAACCCATTTGaacgtttgtttttttccttgccctAAAAGTATCGATAAGGAATCTaatcgataagcaggaatcggaatggaatcggaatcgttaaaatcttatcaattctcatcccttgTCCTGATGgcacatggtcatgtgaaggagagataaaccGTTTCGTTGCATTTAGCGTCATGCTgatgtaggtacacctggaattcgtccattgtgtttgactttaatcaaTAACTTGCGTATGGTTTCACCCGGAACCTACGTAAAACTTTACCTATCATAAAAGTGAAACCTGATGCAATTTTAACCACGCCCACTGGAGCTTGAACAAAAGGAACGTCTtcccaaatgttctctctctctcggccggCATCCGCCTGGCATAcacctcacatctctctctctccctcccggcaTCGACCGAGGAGCAACTTTttgacctctcctcacctcaggcatcgcctgcacacCGCCTCTCCTACCACGTCAACCGGTGAAGGccttctctctttgttctctcgcaacaaagagaacactctcacttcttacggccgacacacgcctaagatctctgtcaacgaactgctaagtgagacgaagtaagtttagcgaaagcagctaacattagacctgctagctaaattgcaAAGGGAACAGCAATAGAATCGCGAAACTGCAACATTCCGAgtgatcaaatcctccgacctaaactggaGTGAAACAAAGAcgtcacagcaaggacaactttcttcATCTACGGACCTCTTCATCCATCTACGACAGCATCATCTCTTTGCCTCATCTACGTCGGATCCGCACgccttttcccaaaggactggtaaactctgacattaactgggcatttagctatcctagctattcacaacctggctaagcataagactgtttacatgccattgttcatgtgtttcacctgttttgtttactgaacgtaactgtttatatgttttcattgttagttggtagttggctttGCCACACcataagggttatcgttaggattgcttctcagacacatcgggtcttgcatgcatcactaaccatttccctcttctaacatggcatcttaatcgcgcacgattacatatacattggccttcaccaGTAgcggagggggggcgggggcgccGAAAACCCCGGCCCGGAGGGGGCCCCGCGATCtatgacttttttttatttttttcataatttctcTTTATCTATGGTAGACAATTGtactaaatatatatacattttcaatttgTTTACATGACGTAGAGACGTAGTAGACATAGGCATACAGTAGACGTACAGTAGACAGACTTTGAGTAAACTAACGTGATTTACAGTAACGGTTAGCGCCGCTCCCGTAGCCCATGTTAAACGACaataatattaaatatgaaGCGGATCTGGTGCATGCAAACGAAGAGAAAAGTTAGAagagcagcagaggaggaagctCGGAAAGTTAGAGCACTTGCGGAGTTCTATTCGGAGGATCTGTCTAAGACCGATGATGTGGTTGATGAATTTGTTACATTTCGTACTATGTACCGTGAGCTGAGCATGGAAAAACATGAACTAAACACAGCATCCTAGCATTTCTCATTGAAAACAACATGGGCCGTACTTTCCCCAACCTTGCCATTCTTTATCGCATTTACTTGACAATTCCGATAAGCAGTGCTAAGGAAGAGAGGCCTTTCAGCCGTCTGAAATTGAAAGAGTTTCTTGCAATCAAGCATGGGAGAGGAGCGGCTGTGCAACTTAGCGCTGCTGTGCATCCAGAGGGACGTCGAGATTGACATTAACAAAGTAATCGCCAGATTTGCTAAAGATAAGAACAGACAGATGATGATTTAAATAGGCAAGGGCATTTGTTGTGCCCTATGTTTCATGTCTGTATATATTATGCCTTTGTAAAAACTAAAGTTtaataatgtgtatgtgttttgaccTGTGTGTTGGCTATAAGTTTGCTGGTTTTGAATATCCCAATACTTGTCAGTTCGGAAAAGAAAATTATTATAGTCTAATGGAATTTTAGTTCAATCGTAGCATGCCTGTAGGTGGCCTACTGCAGTGCGTGTCACGCGTGTGTGTTGCGCactcgttttttttatttttttcatgggGGGCTTGGTTCGCGTGTAGCTCGCCCAAATTGTTGCTGAAAGAATAGTTATATAGggctatgtttgtttattaaacgTTGTCACTGTAAGAGACAAGTCATTTAATCCTCTTTGATTAAACCCATTTTATGCATGGAtttgtgtaggcctactgtgtgtgagagattctAATGAATGCTGAATGTGAGGCTACTGGCCTAGGCCTACATTTTGTTCGCACATTAGGGGCTATGATGACTGAATACATGTATTATATAATATGTGCTGTTCACAATAGAGGTTGCCATTGGTTACTTtttattgttatattttattGCACTGCAAAATATTAATAACAGGGGGGCCCCCAATCAGTTTCCGCCCCCCCCTGAGACACAACCCTTGCTCCGCCcctggccttcacatagccacacacgcaaaGAGAATACTCTAACTTCGCGCTgcacataggctcgtccttttcccacatcacatgtatgttcgcgtacgtgcacacacatgcacgcggaactgcgGTGAtttaaacaaaggaacacacacacattctttctggcgcgctcctaacagcgcaaccccgagcccacaagctcgcacacacacactccctctctcttacacatccCCAAactccttcaattcattagcTAGTTACATTTAAGTGGATTACAACCATACTATTAATagggtaactttggttgtagttattcatttaattattaatcagagttccaaattgatagtataatatatttaatgagactgatttgtggattatctttactttgaccaccgtggagtcacactacactttgtgtggcgccccctaggtgttcaacttaattgatctgtgTTAACAAGTGTGCTCTCAACTTGTattatgtttctgttttgtttattgattgaatACAGACACCTGTGATTGTTAATGTGGGTGTGTACCTGTAATGTGGTTGGTGTGTTAATGAATAAATCTCATTGAGTGAGCGcagctgttgctgtgtgtttaaAGTCAGTCACGTCGTTGCGTCTACTCTGTGaacaggttatgggcccagagTAAGTCGAGATACACCGCGTTAGCGTGCTGAAGTATAGCACCATGAGTAACACTAGAAGACCAGGAGAATATAGCGGTCGCTGGTCGCGGCTTGTGTTTGACGGGGATGAAAAGAATTTCGAACTCTGGGAAACTACGTTTTTGGGCCACCTCCGGCTGAAAGGGATTATTACTACGGAGCCCGAgggtgtggagacagaggaggaagcgGCCTCAAATGCTGAGGCATATGCTGAACTGATTAAATTCTTGGATGACAAAAGTTTATCGCTAGTAATGCGAGAGGCAGCCGATGATGGGCGCGCAGAGCTAAAGATTTTGAGAGACTATTATGCAGGTAAAGGAACGCCTCGAGTAATAAGCCTGTATACTGAGCTGACCTCGCTTCAAAAATCAAGCAGCGAGAGTGTGACGGAATATGTTATTCGTGCGGAAACCGCTATCACGGCATTACGAAATGCTGGAGAGACTTTGAGTGACGGGCTGCTGGTAGCTATGGTTCTGAAGGGGCTTCCTGAGACTTTTAAACCTTTTTCCATCCATGTAACGCAATCGGATGAGACAATGAGGTTTGCCGAATTCAAAACAAAGCTTAGAAGTTACGATGACAGCTGAACGGGCTGCAGCGGACGTGGTGTGCTATAGGTGCGGCCTGAAGGGACACATTGCCCGCGCTTGCCAGTGCAAACTGTGGTGCAGCCACTGCAAAAGCAACACGCACTGAGACATGACCTGCAAAAGGAGACGGCTCCAGGACGCAACATGGAGGGCCCCCGAGGAAGTGACAGACGAGTACGTATTCCTGGTGACCGATGGGGCGGCAGGATTCCAGCCAAGCAGCCAGGGTGTCTGCATGAGAGGCCTGATGGTCGACTGCGGGGCAACCTCGCATATCGTCACAGACATCGCTAAGTTCAGGAGGTTTGATGACGAGTTCCAGGCCGGGACACATTGCATAGAGCTGGCTGACGGCACAAGGTGCAAGGGAGTGGCAGAGCGCCGAGGTGATGCAGAGGTCTTCTTGATGGACAGCCGAGGACACCACCTCAAAACAGTGCTGAGACAGGCGCTGTACATTCCCTCTTACCCGCAGGACATATTCTCGGTGCAAGCAGCAGCTGACAGCGGGGCGACTGTGACTTTCAAGAGGCAAGGACATTCTGGTGCACAAAGACGGTACACAATTTCCCATTCATGTACATGATAGACTATATTACTTGCATACAATACCTGATGGATGTAATGACCGAGTTAAGGGATGTTATGATTTAAAGACATGGCATGAGATACTGGGTCACTGTAATTTTGACGATGTGCAGAGGTTGG
Coding sequences within:
- the LOC105909703 gene encoding alpha-N-acetylneuraminide alpha-2,8-sialyltransferase-like; translated protein: MAPLRCTQKCLWLVPAVLVLCWFWIQDWRVDSSRLKSETVQPQWRNATNSEALRRNLKCRLSEWCDAETLFAVTQHNAPLGSVLRFDLDRSTSHTVDAHSFSLFVKEPPVPPHLSSCAVVGNGGILKNSGCGQEIDQAQLIIRCNLPPLTTDSGKRTHIVIVNPSIIEKRFKDRKGAKLLESLSVYNRSFIYMPAFSSRTGIKPSFWAAQTVADASANQTVLFAHPEFLRRVSAFWAARGVRVGRLSSGLFMLTLALSLCDQVDVYGFWPFPHGPDNKTLSQHYYDNVPPNSYHTMTQEFKLLTQLRDSGVIRLQLGNCVGAEHEPRH